The genomic stretch GTGGCTATGTCACCTCCTCGGCCGTCTACCTTTTCGGCATGAAGAAGCATCACGCCGCTGTCCGTCCGGCCATCCTGACGGCCTTCCTCGGCTACCTCTTCGTTGTCGTTGCCCTGCAGTACGACCTCGGTCGTCCCTGGCGCCTGCCTTACCCGTTCGTCGTGTCCGCGGGCACCACGTCCATGCTCTTCGAAGTGGGTTTGTGCGTTGCTCTGTACCTGACCGTTCTGTTCCTGGAGTTCTCTCCGGCAGCGCTCGAGTACTTCGGCCAGAAACGTCTGCGTAACCTGATTCACAAATGCACCATCGCCCTGACCGTATTCGGCGTCGTGCTTTCCACCTTGCACCAGTCTTCGCTCGGAGCGCTGTATATTGTCGCGCCATCGAAGCTACATCCATTGTGGTATTCCGCGTACCTGCCAACGTTCTTCTTCGTAAGTTCGGCAGCAGCCGGTATGTCCATGGTCATGCTCGAAGGGTGGATTTCCCACGGTTCCAAGACGCTGCACAGCAAGATGTCCGAGGAATACCTGGGACAGCATGATGATCTGTACTTCGGGTTCGCCAAAGGCGCTTCCTGGGTACTGATGGGGTACTTCTTCATCAAGGTCATCGGCATTGCCGCCGACAACGAATGGCACCTGCTTGCCACCGGATGGGGCCAGTGGTTCCTGTTCGAGTTGCTCGGTTTCGCGCTCCTGCCGTCCTTCCTGTACGCCATAGGTGCACGCGAAAAGAACCTCAAGCTGATCAAATGGACCGCGCTTCTCACCGTTCTGGGCATTGTCCTGAACCGTCTGAACGTTTCCCTGATCGCCTACAATTACCACCTGCCGTCCGAGATGCGCTACTTCCCGAGCTGGCAGGAGATCGGTGTGACATTGTTTGTCTGCACCATGCTCGTCGTAACCTTCAAGTTCATCAGTAGTAAGACGCCGATCTTTTATGATCACCCTGACTACAAGGATGAGCACTAAATCCTAGGAGGACGAGAAAATGGCTAATGAAATATATTCCCTTCAAGAATTCCTGCTCGCCACGAAAGGGTGGGTGTACATTCTGATGGGTTCCGCGTTGGTGGTCTTCGTGGCCTACTGGAAGTTCCTGTTCAGCAGGGACAAAGACTAACGGTCAGCATACGAGGAGTTTGAACCATGTATGAACTGTTAACGGGCCCGATCCTTTGGCTGGCGTTTGCTATCGCCGTCATCGGTCTGATCACCCGCACTGTATTCTACATTAAAGGTCTGAACTGGAAGCTGGACCGCGTCGCTTATTCCGCGCATCCCGCTGCCGGTGCCAAGGGAGCATTGCGCTCCATCCTGGCTTTCATCATTCCCTTCGCTAACCATAGCTGGAGGGCCAAACCCGGATTCACGATCATGTTCTTCGTGTTCCACATCGGTCTGCTGGGCGTTCCCCTGTTGCTGGAAGGCCATGCCGTCATTCTCAATGAGCGTTTCGGCATCTCCTGGCCTACCATGTCCATGGCTGCCGCTGACTTCCTGACTGTCGCCATGCTGGTAGCTGCTGCAGGTATCGCCATTCGCCGACTGATTCTGCCTGAAGTTCGCATTCTCACCGATGCCAAGGATTGGTTCGTTCTGATCATCTCCATCGCCCCCTTCGTATCCGGCTATCTGGTCGTTCACGAATTAGGCAATTACGACTTCTGGCTGACGGCTCACATCATCAGTGGCCTGGCCTGGATCGCGTTGCTGCCGTTCACCAAGCTGTTCCACGCCGTAGGCTTCTTCTGGTCCCGTGCACAGCTCGGTATGGACTTCGGCATCAAGCGCGGTGGCATGAAGTACAAGAGCTTCGACTGGTAAGTCGTTAGCGTATAAGGAGAACCACAATGCCCGAAGGTAAGCTTTGCAATAGAACGCCGATCAACGATGAGGAATACCTCCAGCAGGTACTCAGCGATACCGGTGGAAAGCAATACTATAAAGAAATGGAAGAGCTCGACGTTGATGTCGAGAAATTACAGGCATCCCTGAAGGCCACACTCAAGTCCCGTCTGAAAACGTGGCTTGAAATGTGCGCCCACTGCGGCCTCTGCGCCGACGCCTGCTTCCTGTATGAAGTTAATGATCGTGTGCCTGAACAGGTCCCGGCTTACAAGATCCAGTCCACCCTGGGCGAGATCGTCAAGAAGAACGGGAACGTCACCAACGAGTTCATGCGTCACTGCATGGATGTCGCATGGTCTCAGTGCACCTGTTGTAACCGTTGCGGTCACTACTGCCCGCACGGCATCGATATGGGTGTCATGTTCGGTTACCTGCGCGGACTGCTCAACTCTCAGGGCTTCGTGCCGTGGGAACTGAAAATCGGTGCTGGCATGCACCGTGTCTATCGCGCACAGATGAACGTCACCACGGAAGACTGGGTCGAAACTTGCGAGTGGATGGCCGAGGAAACCGAGGAAGAATGGCCGGGTCTGACCATCCCTGTGGATGTTGAAGGCGCCGACATGATGTACACCTGTAACGCTCGTGAGCCCAAGCACTACCCTGAAGACATCGCTGAAGCCGCCATCCTGTTCCACCTGACCGGTGAGAATTGGACCGTGCCTTCCGAAGGATGGGAGCAGACCTCCCTGTCCATGTTCGCCGGTGACTGGGAAGCCTGCACCATGCAGGTAAAAACAGTGTACGATGCGATTGAGCGTCTGAAGCCGAAACGCGTCGTCGGTACCGAGTGTGGTCACGCTCACCGTGCTACCTCCATCGAGGGACCGTACTGGGTCGGTCGTGAAGACGGCCTGCCTCCGCGTCCGTTCATCCACTACGTTGAATGGGTTGCCGAGGTGCTTCGTTCCGGACGTCTGAAAATCGATCCGGCCAAGAAGCTCAAGCGCCCGATCACCTTGCAGGACTCCTGCAACTACGTTCGTAACCACGGCCTGGCCGACATCACCCGTGAGATCATGACCTACATCGTTGAGCCGGAGTACTTCATCGAAATGACTCCGAACCGCGAACACAACTACTGCTGCGGCGGTGGTGGCGGATTCAACGGTGTTGGTAAATACCGTCCTCAGCGTAACGTGGCGCTTCGCAAGAAGCGTGACCAGATCCTCGAAACCGGGGCCGAACTGGTCATCGCACCCTGCCACAACTGCTGGGATGCCATCCGTGACCTCGAAGAAGAATACGAAATCGGTATCGAATGGTCCTTCCTCAAGCCGCTTCTGATCGAAATGGCTATTGTGCCTGATCATCTGAAGCCCAAGGAAGAGGAAGAGTAGTACTCTCGATCCTTACGCCGATAAGGCGGATGTAATAACTGTCCAACCGGCCTGGTGGTTTCGACCGCCAGGCCGGGCATGGATGGTGCGAGACAAGACCCATTACCATCCGGTTATGGAGTGCGGAAACTTCTGCGCTGTTCAATGATCGGTGGGCGATACCGTTATGCGCATAACAACCAAATCCAGATACGCGACCAGAATGGTGCTGGACATAGCCCTCCATTGTGAAAATGGGCCGGTGCAGTCGCGTGATATTGCCGAACGGCAAAACATTTCTCTTAAATATCTCGAAAAACTGATTCGCGAGTTACGACGTGCCGGACTGATTGAAAGTCGTCGTGGCCCCCAGGGCGGGCACCTTCTGGCGCGTCCTGCCGATTCGATCACCGTGGGCGATATTGTCCGCATTATGGAATGTCCGCCCAAATATGATGACTGCACCTGCACGGCCGGTGGCGAGTGTGATGCATGTCCTCAGGCCCAGACCTGTCTGACCAAAGCCATCTGGGTGGAAACCACGCGCGCCATGTTCGAGAAACTCGATACGTTCATCATCGGCGAGTTACTCGACTAGTCTTTTTCTTTTCTTGTTTCGCCCCTTGCCAAACGGCTGTGGCGATTTATCTCTCAACCAACATGCAACGTTGGAAAATCGGCTCCGGCAATCTTGTCGTCATGCAGGGTGACATAACGACCCTGGAAGTGGACGCTATCGTGAACGCCGCCAACTCGCGCCTTGCTGGCGGTGGCGGAGTTGATGGTGCCATCCATGACGCTGCCGGAATCATCTCTCTTCAACGAGCCTGCAAAAAAATCATCGCTGAAAT from Pseudodesulfovibrio profundus encodes the following:
- the hmcC gene encoding sulfate respiration complex protein HmcC, which encodes MSTEAQTKQSLMTPFNVIAGLILVLGVVLTIWRFAGGIGAVTNLDNNNPWGIWIGFDLLCGVALAAGGYVTSSAVYLFGMKKHHAAVRPAILTAFLGYLFVVVALQYDLGRPWRLPYPFVVSAGTTSMLFEVGLCVALYLTVLFLEFSPAALEYFGQKRLRNLIHKCTIALTVFGVVLSTLHQSSLGALYIVAPSKLHPLWYSAYLPTFFFVSSAAAGMSMVMLEGWISHGSKTLHSKMSEEYLGQHDDLYFGFAKGASWVLMGYFFIKVIGIAADNEWHLLATGWGQWFLFELLGFALLPSFLYAIGAREKNLKLIKWTALLTVLGIVLNRLNVSLIAYNYHLPSEMRYFPSWQEIGVTLFVCTMLVVTFKFISSKTPIFYDHPDYKDEH
- the hmcD gene encoding sulfate respiration complex protein HmcD, which encodes MANEIYSLQEFLLATKGWVYILMGSALVVFVAYWKFLFSRDKD
- the hmcE gene encoding sulfate respiration complex protein HmcE, encoding MYELLTGPILWLAFAIAVIGLITRTVFYIKGLNWKLDRVAYSAHPAAGAKGALRSILAFIIPFANHSWRAKPGFTIMFFVFHIGLLGVPLLLEGHAVILNERFGISWPTMSMAAADFLTVAMLVAAAGIAIRRLILPEVRILTDAKDWFVLIISIAPFVSGYLVVHELGNYDFWLTAHIISGLAWIALLPFTKLFHAVGFFWSRAQLGMDFGIKRGGMKYKSFDW
- the hmcF gene encoding sulfate respiration complex iron-sulfur protein HmcF; this translates as MPEGKLCNRTPINDEEYLQQVLSDTGGKQYYKEMEELDVDVEKLQASLKATLKSRLKTWLEMCAHCGLCADACFLYEVNDRVPEQVPAYKIQSTLGEIVKKNGNVTNEFMRHCMDVAWSQCTCCNRCGHYCPHGIDMGVMFGYLRGLLNSQGFVPWELKIGAGMHRVYRAQMNVTTEDWVETCEWMAEETEEEWPGLTIPVDVEGADMMYTCNAREPKHYPEDIAEAAILFHLTGENWTVPSEGWEQTSLSMFAGDWEACTMQVKTVYDAIERLKPKRVVGTECGHAHRATSIEGPYWVGREDGLPPRPFIHYVEWVAEVLRSGRLKIDPAKKLKRPITLQDSCNYVRNHGLADITREIMTYIVEPEYFIEMTPNREHNYCCGGGGGFNGVGKYRPQRNVALRKKRDQILETGAELVIAPCHNCWDAIRDLEEEYEIGIEWSFLKPLLIEMAIVPDHLKPKEEEE
- a CDS encoding RrF2 family transcriptional regulator, translated to MGDTVMRITTKSRYATRMVLDIALHCENGPVQSRDIAERQNISLKYLEKLIRELRRAGLIESRRGPQGGHLLARPADSITVGDIVRIMECPPKYDDCTCTAGGECDACPQAQTCLTKAIWVETTRAMFEKLDTFIIGELLD